DNA sequence from the Paenibacillus azoreducens genome:
CCCTTTTCGTATATCATCATATATGTTCACAGTCCGAAGCCACCTTTTTCATCAGGTTTCCTAAGTACTTTTTAATCCTAACAAACGAAATCCGTGTGGGTCTACAGAAACATAATTGCCGCGGGTCAAGAGGTTTTGTCTTCGGAATCTCTTGTGGGAAGCCGCAAAAACGGATAAAATTGAATACACATGCTTAAGGGAGGTCCGCCCATGTCCGATAATAATCAATCCAAAAAGGTCAATCTGGCTGACGCAATCCGTGCCAAGCTGGAGCAGAAGAAACAGCAAAACACATCTTTTAAACCCGGCGGATTTCAAGGGAATTCCCCGGCAGCGATGAAAAGCCAAAACAATAAAAAGCCAAACAATCAGCGCCGCCGCACCGGCGGTTCATGATGGGAAACGGGCTTTAGCCCTGAAACGCCAAAAAAAGCTGCTCCCCCTTGCCGGGAAAGCAGCTTTTTTTGCATATTCAAGCATCGGCTCTTACAAGCCGTCCGGATACATTTTCTCGCGGAGCGCCTTGATTTCTTCGCTTTCAAGATATTCATCGTAGGTCATTGCTTTATCGATAATGCCTGTAGGCGTAATCTCGATGATGCGGTTGGCAATCGTCTGAATAAACTGATGGTCATGCGAAGTAAATAAAATCGTTCCGTCGAAATCGATTAATCCGTTATTCAATGCCGTAATCGATTCCAGATCCAAGTGGTTGGTAGGTTCGTCAAGCAGCAGCACGTTTGCGCCGTTCAGCATCATTTTGGCAAGCATGCAGCGCACTTTCTCGCCCCCTGAGAGAACGCTGGCTTTCTTCAGGGCCTCTTCCCCGGAGAACAGCATCCGGCCCAGGAATCCGCGCAGGAACGTTTCATCCTGATCCTTGGAGTATTGGCGCAGCCATTCAACCAGGTTCAGATCCACCCCGTCGAAATATTCCGAGTTGTCTTTCGGGAAATACGCTTGAGTCGTGGTTACGCCCCAAGAGAATTCGCCCGCATCGGGTTCAGTGCGTCCCATCAGCACTTCGAACAGCATCGACTTCGGCAGGCCGTTCGGGCCCACCAACGCGATTTTGTCGCCTTTGTTTACAACAAAGCTCAGATCGTCCAGCACCTTCTCGCCATCCACCGATTTGGTGAGGCGGTCCACCGTCAACAGCTGCTTGCCGGCTTCGCGCTCCGGTTTGAAGTTAATGAACGGATATTTGCGGTTGGACGGACGGATGTCATCCAGCGTAATTTTATCCAGCTGCTTCTTGCGGGACGTCGCCTGCTTGGACTTGGAAGCATTCGCGGAGAAGCGTTGAATAAATGCCTGCAGCTCTTTGATTTTCTCTTCCTTTTTCTTGTTGGATTCGCGCTGCAACTGGAGCGCCAGCTGGCTGGATTCATACCAGAAGTCGTAGTTGCCGACGTACAGCTGGATTTTGCCGAAGTCGATATCCGCAATATGCGTGCAAACCTTGTTCAAGAAGTGACGGTCGTGGGATACCACGATAACAGTGCCTTCGTAATCCATCAGGAAGTTTTCAAGCCATTGGATCGATTCAAGGTCCAAGTGGTTGGTAGGTTCGTCAAGCAGCAGGTTGTTCGGACGGCCGAACAGGGCCTGGGCCAGGAGCACGCGGACTTTCTCGTTGCCGCTCAGCTCTTCCATCTTCTTGTCGTGCAGTTCGCGCGGAATGCCGAGGCCGATCAGGAGCGCAGCCGCATCCGGCTCGGCGTCCCAGCCGTTCAGCTCGGCGAACTCTCCTTCAAGTTCACCCGCACGCAGACCGTCTTCCTCAGAGAAGTCGGCTTTGGCGTACAAGGCATCCTTTTCTTTCATAATGTCATAAAGACGGCTGTGTCCCATAATAACGGTTTCGAGAACCGGATATTCGTCATATTCAAAATGGTTCTGCTTCAGGACGGCCATCCGTTCGCCCGGTGTCATATGAACTTCGCCGATGTTGGCTTCGATCTCCCCGGACAGAATTTTGAGGAAGGTCGATTTACCGGCGCCGTTGGCACCGATCAGACCGTAGCAGTTGCCTGCGGTAAATTTTATATTCACATCTTCAAAAAGTGCGCGCTTTCCGTAACGGAGCGTCACGCCGCTTGTACTGATCATTAAGCATTACCATCCCTTTCACATATACTTCTGCACATTATAGCATAAAAAGAAGGTCTTATCGACGTATCTCCGCTGGAGAAAGGGCTTTCCCTTTCGCATAACAAAAACATCCTATCAGTTCCCGCTCCTGAAGGGTGGAATCATGATAGGATGTTTACATTAAAGCTTACGCCGGGTTATTTCTCTTGCTCTGTCAAAAGCATCCGGCGGATAGGTGTTAATGGCCGCAGTTTAAGGCTGAATCCGCAGCGTTTCCCCATGCTTCAGCACCTGAATGCTCTCCGCCTTAATTCCAAGCCGCTCCCGCTCGGCCTCCATCCGGTCCAGCGCCTCCCGCGCCGTATCATCCGCCAGACGGAACGTGCCGTAATGCATCGGAATCATCGTTTCCGCGCCGACATCGAGAAAAGCCTGCAGCGCTTCTTCGGGATTGACATGCTGCGTACCCATAAACCATTCCGGCTCATATGCCCCGATCGGGATCATCGCGGCATCGATATGATAACGTCTCCCGATCTCCTTAAAACCGGGAAAATATCCGCTGTCCCCAGCGAAATACAGGTTTGGCGGCGTCCGCCCCGCTTCCCGGCCGGAAGCAGGCTCCTCTGCATCAGCCGGTTGAAGGACATAACCGCCCCAATGCGAGGTGTTCGTATCAAATGGAGTCCGCCTCGTCCAGTGCTGTGCAGGTACAAAAGAAATTTTCACGCCCCGAATGACCGCATCTTCCCACCATCCCAGTTCGACGCAATTGCGGAATCCTTTACGGATCATTTTCCGGCGCAGCCCGACCGGCACGAACAGCTTCGTTTCCGCTCGGTACAACTTGCGGATGGATGCCACATGCAGATGATCGTAATGGGAATGCGAGATCAATATGACATCAACGGGCGGCATATCGCGGATGCCGATACCCGGTTCACCCAATCTGCGGTCTAGTCCCATCCGTCTTGCCCAGACCGGGTCGGTCAGTATATTCAGTCCTTCGTATTGAATCAGAAACGTTGAATGTCCGATCCAAGTGATGGACGTGTCCCGGCGGTTCGCATGCAAATATTCGAGTTCGGGAACCACGTTTGGCACAAGGTAGGATAAGTCCTTTTTCTTGTTTCTTCGTTCCCGGCGCCATTGTTTGAAATCTTTTACGGTATGGTCCGTACTGACGCTGTCCATGTTGCCGTAACGCATTTTGGGCAAATTGCTCCCCTCCTTCTCGTACAAGCCGTTAACTCCATTTTACCCGGAAAGGAACCCGGCGTACCAGCAGAGATAGAGCGCATCCCGGGAAAGCCTACTCGTCCCTGGGATCGTTGTAAATGCCGATGTAGACGGCCAGAAACAGGAGCGATGCGGCCACAACCCCTGACGGTGCAATGAAGATAAAGAAATCTTCCATGAAACTTCACCCTTTCTTCGCAGAGCTGCCGCGGACATATTTGGCGTCAAATAAAAACAGCCGCATAAGTAAAACCAGTGATGGAATGAGCACAATGAGCCCCAGGCCAAACGCCGTAATCAGCGCGATCGCCATCGTATCATTGGTGAAATTCTCGTAAATATTGATTTGCTTATACAAAACATAAGGCAGATGGGAACGGCCGTAGCCGAACCATGCGAACGCAAATTGCAGCATAACCATCATAAAGCACCAGCCCAGATGCCGCCTGCTCCAAACCAGATACACGGCAATCAGGAAGCAGAGGAATGAGGCGGCAAACATCCACGCGTTCTCCAGCATGCCCCGAAAATGCTCCGGATTTTGCCGATTGATCTCAAAAAACGCCAGCAGTGCAGCCGCAATTGTCGGGCCGCTCCACGCAAGGGCATATCGGCGCAAAATTTCAAACGCCCCCTGATCGCCGCTCATCTTCGCATAATAGCTCAAAAACATCGCCGATATGTACAGCACGCTGACCAGTGCAAGCAAAATGACGGACCAAGTATAAGGATTAGCGAAGAAATGGGGCCAGGACACCTCCACCTTCGCATGCCGCACCGTGATCACTCCCCCTTCCGAAATCGCGAGAACCGTTGACAGCGCAGCCGGAATCAGAATGCCAGTCGCCCCATACAAAGCCATATACACCTTATTGTTCTCTTTGCTGCTTCCATAAGTGTTAAATGCGTAATACACCCCGCGCACGGCCAGCAATACGATGACCAGACTTCCGGGAACAAGCAGGGCCGTACCGTAATAATAAGCCGCATCCGGGAAAAAACCGATCAACCCGATATAAAAAAATATCAAAAAAACATTCGTGACCTCCCATACCGGCGAAAGGTAGCGCTGGATGATGTTATGCACCAAATTCCCATGCCCAAGCGCCACGCTGTAGAAGCTGAAAAAACCGGCGCCGAAATCAATGGAAGCAACAATAATATATCCGAATAAAAATACCCACAGCACGGTAATCCCAATCAGTTCGTAGTTCATTTACGGCCTGTCCCCTTTCATTTCCAGCGCCTTGATCTCTTCCATCGCATCTTGATTGCGGAACAGCTTGCTAAGCACCCTGATGCAAGAAAGGCATACTACGAAATACAAAATAACGAACAGCACAACGAGCAAACCCACGTGACCGGATGTTATGGCGCCTTCCGCCGTCTTCATGTATCCGCGCAAAATCCAGGGCTGGCGCCCGACTTCCGTAAACATCCAACCTGCTTCAATCGCCACAAATGCGAGCGGGCCCAAGGCCATAATCCCGATCAGCAGCCATCTTGGATAAGCCTTGCCGCCAGGCACCCATCCGCGGAGCATGTACAGAAGCGGAATCAATACAAGCAGACCGCCCAGCGCGACCATGGCATCAAAATAATAGTGGATTGAAAGCGGCGGACGTTCATCCTCCGGGAAATCATTCAACCCGATAACTTCCGTACGCGGCGAATTGCCTGCCAGTATGCTGAGCGCGTAAGGGATCTTCAGCCCGTAGCGGACTTCGTTATCTTTGCCGAGCACACCTCCGAATACCAGAGTCGCATATGGACGGGTGTCAAAATGCCACTCGCCGGCAGCCAGCTTCTCAGGCTGGTATTTGGCCAGGTATTTGCCGGAAAAATCGCCAACCATCGCGGTGGCTACGGCAAATACAAAAGTGGACACCATGGTCAGCTTCAGCGCCTTTTTGAAATAGACATGCTTTTGTCCGCGCAGCATGCTGTAAGCGGCAATACCGCCAAGAACACCTGCGCAAAAGGTATAGGCCGATACGAGCACATGGGCCACCTTGGTTGGCGTAGCCTTATTAAACATCGCTTCGAGCGGACGAATATCCGTAAGTACGCCATCCGTCAGCGTAAAGCCCTGCGGCGCGTTCATAAAGGCATTAACCGTCGTAATGAACAACGCGGACGCCGACGAGCCAATGGCAACCGGAATCAGGAGCGACAAATGGACTAGCTTGCTTCTGAACCGATCCCAGGTATACAGATAGATTCCGAGAAAAATGGCCTCAACGAAAAAAGCGAAAGTTTCCATAAAAAGCGGCAGTGCGATGGCTTGTCCCGCTACCCGCATAAACGAAGGCCATAGGAGGCTGAGCTGCAGCCCGATGGAAGTGCCTGTCACGACTCCAACGGCCACCGTGATCACGAACCCTCTGGCCCACCGGCGGGCCAGGAGCGTATAATGCGGGTCATTCGCGCGAATGCCCCTCCATTCCGCCAACGCGATCATAACCGGAATACCGACGCCCAGCGACGCAAAAATAATATGCACGAACAGGGTCAACCCGGTTAGAAACCGGCTCAGCAGCACGGGATCAAGAGATGTCATAAACTTTGAACCGCTCCTTCCTTCAGCCTTTTCTATCTGTTTTTAGTCCCAATAGCCGATAAAACGCAAAAATCCTTTGACGGCGCCATAAAGACATACTGCGGCGACGAAGACACAGACTGCAGCCAGCATCTTTTCCTGCTTTCCGATCAGCTTGATCAACCTCCATGATTTCCGAAAATCACCGCAGTTGGGTTATGTTCGTAAACAGTTTGGCTCAAAATTCCCTTTCATATCCAAAGAGTTTTTGTCAGAGGCAAACTAAGGTACAATATGAAATAGATCACATATAGCTTGGCCGTCAACTTCGGTCGCAATAAAGGAGGTTAACTTGCAATGAAAATTAAATTTATAGAACCGACACCGAGTCCGAACTCCATGAAACTGCATTTGGATGAAAGCCTGGAGCCAGGAATCCGCAAAACATATACACTTGAAAATG
Encoded proteins:
- a CDS encoding ABC-F family ATP-binding cassette domain-containing protein; translated protein: MISTSGVTLRYGKRALFEDVNIKFTAGNCYGLIGANGAGKSTFLKILSGEIEANIGEVHMTPGERMAVLKQNHFEYDEYPVLETVIMGHSRLYDIMKEKDALYAKADFSEEDGLRAGELEGEFAELNGWDAEPDAAALLIGLGIPRELHDKKMEELSGNEKVRVLLAQALFGRPNNLLLDEPTNHLDLESIQWLENFLMDYEGTVIVVSHDRHFLNKVCTHIADIDFGKIQLYVGNYDFWYESSQLALQLQRESNKKKEEKIKELQAFIQRFSANASKSKQATSRKKQLDKITLDDIRPSNRKYPFINFKPEREAGKQLLTVDRLTKSVDGEKVLDDLSFVVNKGDKIALVGPNGLPKSMLFEVLMGRTEPDAGEFSWGVTTTQAYFPKDNSEYFDGVDLNLVEWLRQYSKDQDETFLRGFLGRMLFSGEEALKKASVLSGGEKVRCMLAKMMLNGANVLLLDEPTNHLDLESITALNNGLIDFDGTILFTSHDHQFIQTIANRIIEITPTGIIDKAMTYDEYLESEEIKALREKMYPDGL
- a CDS encoding MBL fold metallo-hydrolase, producing the protein MPKMRYGNMDSVSTDHTVKDFKQWRRERRNKKKDLSYLVPNVVPELEYLHANRRDTSITWIGHSTFLIQYEGLNILTDPVWARRMGLDRRLGEPGIGIRDMPPVDVILISHSHYDHLHVASIRKLYRAETKLFVPVGLRRKMIRKGFRNCVELGWWEDAVIRGVKISFVPAQHWTRRTPFDTNTSHWGGYVLQPADAEEPASGREAGRTPPNLYFAGDSGYFPGFKEIGRRYHIDAAMIPIGAYEPEWFMGTQHVNPEEALQAFLDVGAETMIPMHYGTFRLADDTAREALDRMEAERERLGIKAESIQVLKHGETLRIQP
- a CDS encoding cytochrome d ubiquinol oxidase subunit II encodes the protein MNYELIGITVLWVFLFGYIIVASIDFGAGFFSFYSVALGHGNLVHNIIQRYLSPVWEVTNVFLIFFYIGLIGFFPDAAYYYGTALLVPGSLVIVLLAVRGVYYAFNTYGSSKENNKVYMALYGATGILIPAALSTVLAISEGGVITVRHAKVEVSWPHFFANPYTWSVILLALVSVLYISAMFLSYYAKMSGDQGAFEILRRYALAWSGPTIAAALLAFFEINRQNPEHFRGMLENAWMFAASFLCFLIAVYLVWSRRHLGWCFMMVMLQFAFAWFGYGRSHLPYVLYKQINIYENFTNDTMAIALITAFGLGLIVLIPSLVLLMRLFLFDAKYVRGSSAKKG
- a CDS encoding cytochrome ubiquinol oxidase subunit I; this translates as MTSLDPVLLSRFLTGLTLFVHIIFASLGVGIPVMIALAEWRGIRANDPHYTLLARRWARGFVITVAVGVVTGTSIGLQLSLLWPSFMRVAGQAIALPLFMETFAFFVEAIFLGIYLYTWDRFRSKLVHLSLLIPVAIGSSASALFITTVNAFMNAPQGFTLTDGVLTDIRPLEAMFNKATPTKVAHVLVSAYTFCAGVLGGIAAYSMLRGQKHVYFKKALKLTMVSTFVFAVATAMVGDFSGKYLAKYQPEKLAAGEWHFDTRPYATLVFGGVLGKDNEVRYGLKIPYALSILAGNSPRTEVIGLNDFPEDERPPLSIHYYFDAMVALGGLLVLIPLLYMLRGWVPGGKAYPRWLLIGIMALGPLAFVAIEAGWMFTEVGRQPWILRGYMKTAEGAITSGHVGLLVVLFVILYFVVCLSCIRVLSKLFRNQDAMEEIKALEMKGDRP